One part of the Paenibacillus silvisoli genome encodes these proteins:
- a CDS encoding phosphatase PAP2 family protein, producing the protein MKRYLPLTSMLIFPVLGWLYAFINRPGAQVYSLVTDLDRAIPLVKVFVLPYSVWIFYIYVCLIYFFLKDPAVYRRSLITYTICALICYGIYLVFQTTVPRPPIDGTDPFTRLLGYVWGRDQPFNCFPSIHCFSSYMVMKALHSSGFRNKLNQTLIYGMSSIIIISTFFIKQHVIFDALAGIILADTVYRLVMRVERAAAKTKPIAQRMNM; encoded by the coding sequence ATGAAACGTTACTTGCCTTTGACCAGCATGCTTATCTTCCCGGTTCTAGGTTGGCTGTACGCGTTTATCAATAGACCGGGCGCCCAAGTGTACAGCTTGGTGACAGACCTGGATCGGGCGATTCCGCTCGTTAAAGTTTTCGTGCTACCTTATTCCGTTTGGATTTTTTATATTTACGTCTGTCTCATCTACTTTTTCTTGAAAGATCCGGCCGTATACCGGCGATCGCTCATCACGTACACGATTTGCGCATTGATCTGTTACGGCATTTATCTCGTCTTCCAGACGACGGTTCCGCGTCCGCCGATTGACGGAACGGACCCGTTCACGCGGCTGCTTGGCTATGTGTGGGGAAGAGATCAGCCGTTCAACTGCTTCCCGAGCATTCACTGCTTCTCCAGCTACATGGTCATGAAAGCTCTGCACAGCAGCGGCTTCCGCAACAAGCTGAATCAGACGCTCATCTACGGCATGTCTTCGATTATTATTATCTCAACGTTCTTTATCAAACAGCATGTTATCTTCGATGCGTTGGCCGGCATTATTTTGGCCGACACGGTTTATCGTCTCGTGATGCGCGTGGAGCGCGCGGCAGCCAAGACGAAGCCGATTGCGCAGCGGATGAATATGTAG